GTAGAGTTTGAGAAAGACAACCACAATGGCAACTACTTCAGTGAGTCTTTTCAAGattatctttgttttcttcattctctTCACTCTTCTCACACCTCAAGCCGTGGCTGATTGTGAAGCTGAATCAGCAAACACATGCAACAACAAAGAGAAAGCGTTGTCACTAAAACTCATAGCCATATTCACCATCTTAGTCTCCAGCATAATCGGTGTGACACTGCCCTTAGTCACACGTTCAGTTCCAGCTTTGAGCCCTGAAAACGATCTCTTCATAATTGTGAAGTGCTTCGCGGCTGGTATAATTCTTGGGACGGGCTTCATGCACGTGCTTCCCGATTCCTTTGACATGTTGTGGTCTGATTGCTTGAAGGAGAAACCGTGGCACGAGTTTCCATTTTCGGGGCTCGTGGCTATGTTTTCTGCTATAATAACGATGATGGTGGATTCTTTGGCTACTAGTGTTTACACCAAGAGGTGTAAGACTGAGATTATTCCCGCTGAGAGCAGCCCTGCAGGTGGTGGAGACCAAGAGATGGGTGGTGTTGTTAACTTTGGCCACTTCCATGGCCACCACCATAACCACCCTGAGAACAAGGCAGAAGGCCAAGAATCACAGCTTCTACGTTATCGTGTTGTTGCCATGGTAAGATTGTTTCTTTCATGCAAAGTTAAAAAACACGCTTTTGTTACTCACTATTTCTCTCAGTTTTGTCATCAGAAATTACTAAACAAGAACATGATGGTTCTAGATCATATAATAATTCTTTTGAAGAGTTTTCATCATCCATAATTTTAGTTAGACAGTGATTTGCTAtagatatttattaaatattttataaaaattagattaGTTGAATAAATTTGTCTTTGTGTTGAATTGTTCCTAAAATGCGATCATGACATCTATTTGAACTCAAATCCGATTCGACATTCAGTTTAcccaattttttaatcattatatatcgttaaattgtataatagaagaagtaaaaaaagttacttatttttgtaatatgtattttgaaataaataacaaaatgttttatcattattttataattattaaaaaaaaaggacactaaacaactaaaaataattcaaattaattggtTTTCAAAATGCATCAAAGTCTATTTATACAATTGTTAAAATCAACCTTACTCTCTAGATTATAGGATGATACGTGGCGTTATGCTCACCCACATGCTGTTAAGAAAAGGACTTATAAATATCCAGTGTTTTTAAGAGGTTGAATCGATGATGTCaagtattttatataaattgatttatgattCATCAAGTTCAATTTTTTGTTAAGTTTCAACTTTCTCCTCTTAAAAATCTTTTTACATATTTGGGACAAATTTGTTcagatattaaaaaatgaataagtcAAAAGGAAAATTACTAGTTATAGAGTATCTGACCTCAATTCATAATgacttcaaaatcaaaattgtgAAAACTTCGTACTACTCTTTATAAATATCTGGAAAagtaaaattgtgaaaaatcatgacaattttaatataacattaattgttaatattttatactaaagTCTTCAAAAATCATaactattttaacataaaatattaacattaaaatcatattattttgatgatttgTCGTTTTAGAgatttatgaagaaattatgTAGAATCCTTATCACTTTGTTTTTTAAGTAGTAATGAATGCATATGATGTATCTCATGaccaatatatttatttttcttatccaTTTTCATAATATCTGGACAAATTTGTCAcatgtattaaaaaaactagacttacacaaaaaatcataaagaaTTCAAGCATGGAATTAAAAGTAGTTTAGAATACccataagtttattttatcaaacattccGAAGGAGATGGATATCAATTCAAAATACTACAGTAAtacaaatcatattttaagcaggtgatatataatttagtataatcTTAAGCAAATGAACTTTGGAAATGTAGGTATTAGAACTTGGAATTGTGGTTCATTCAGTGGTTATAGGACTTGGCATGGGAGCCTCAAACAACACATGCAccataaaaggtttaatagctGCGCTTTGCTTCCATCAAATGTTTGAAGGCATGGGTCTCGGAGGGTGCATTCTGCAGGTAGGTGTATGTGTGGGtgggtgtgggtgtgtgtgGATGTGGGTATGGGTGCGTGCATGCGTGGGTGTGTGTGGGTATGTGTGTGCGCGTTCGTGTGTGGGTGTGTCTGGGTGTGTGTGTGCGCGTGCGTGCATGGGTGTGTGTGATAAAATCTTTCGaaagtcttttctttttttctatcattCTATATAATATCATCTATATTGAATTCAAACCTATATcttaatttagaatttattttttttatcattgactTTCTTATTTCTTCACTAGACAATTTTTTAGACTTACTCtcttttttcctatttttttttcttctttgtttatttttatatctagGATTTACATAGACAACATATATCACTGTCAAGATTCAGaataaattcttattattatttagatttgatCTTTcgatttgaaaattcaaaaataagagatttcaaattgaaaagaaaaaagattgtGTGTGGGTGTGGGTATGGGTGTGGGTGGGTGTGCGTGCGTGCGTGCGTGTGTATGGCTGTGTGGGTGTGTGTATGAGTGTGGGTGTGTGGAtgggtgtgtgtgtgggtgtgggtgtgggtgtgtaattttcaatttctatgtTGATGAGACTAACCCTTCAAACTTTGAACAGGCCCAATACAAGTTCTTAAAGAAGGCCATCATGGTGTTTTTCTTCTCCGTAACAACTCCATTTGGAATTGCCCTAGGAATTGCATTGTCGACGACCTACAGAGAGAACAGTCCAAGTGCACTCATCACTGTGGGGTTGCTGAATGCTTCTTCTGCTGGTCTTTTGATCTACATGGCTTTGGTTGACCTTCTTTCTGCTGATTTCATGAGCCCTAGATTGCAGGGTAGCGTCAACCTTCAATTAAAATCTTACTTAGCAGTGTTTTTGGGTGCTGGTGGCATGTCTCTCATGGCAAAATGGGCTTAGTTTTCTCTTACGTCTagtttaagaaataataacatcttcaaagttgtaattttttacATGTTCCATTAAAATAGGAGGTTTATCCACAGTCATTATTCACGTTTACTCTCAAAATTCAATACTTTGTGTAAACTACATTTTCTGCATTGAATAATGTATGTTGTCTTTCTACATTGTATACTATTGTGTATTCCAATAGTATCTTCGaagtataaaacaaaaatgaaataaaaaaaaagtgtgaaagCATTTAATATACCAATTTTGTACATTagcttatttattattattattattattatttttaataactttgaaaaaCCTTCTTACATAACTACGCAAATAAAATTGTTGCCGATTCTAAAAGTGGTATAAAAAGTATTACTTCTTATATaagttaaatgaatgtaaaagtgatattttggaccattttatccttgtatagaaaatattttacacatttgCATCATTTTTCCGTCTTTCTTCGTCTCGTTTCCATCACTCATGTCCAAGGCATCTTTCATATAGCCCTCCTCTATCAATTTCTAAGAAGACAACGACGCCGTAGCCCTTATGCATAGCAAATACAACGTCAGACTGCCTGATCGTcgatttaattgaaaaacatgttttattctCTATGACCAATGCATCTATTAGAACCCAAACCAagcacaaaaagaaattaaaacaaagaggTAGAGGTAGAGGTAGGAGTGCTCACGGTGGAACTATGAAGACGAACAAATGTGGTGGAGAAGCAACTCCATGATGCAGCGAGGGTGGTAGTGAAAAGGCCGACAAGATGAGACAATTGATATGTGTGGTTGTTCTCCACTTGTCAGGATTAGAATCGCATATGAAAAGAGACATCTGAAGTATTTGGAAAAACATCAGAAGGGgttgaataatattattatatagcaCTTTCATtgatgattaaatggttttacAAAAATTGTTAAACACTCAATTATAGAGATTAGTTTAAGCAAAGAGTTCTTTCTAGTAAGTGTTTTTCAGTTGCTGAAAAAGATTTGTTGTAGCGTTTTGATAAagcttatatattatttaataaagagTCGTTTAGTAGCAAAAGctttaatataaattcaaataagatGCAACGGTAGGATTTTATAGAAGGAACGTTTAAAGATAATCGAGCAATAAACACACAGTcgtttttatatcaatttactCCACCGAGTTATATTCAGTCTCCTCTAATACCTTAAAGGGtttcactataatcttcaacaataTTACAACTGAATATTCTCACCACTCTTAATCCCTAGATACTCCATGTATCCTCTAGAGATACATTTGTCTAGTTGACTTTCATCCACTCATGGTTGTGTAGTATTCTTTACCACTCTTAGTATCCCTAAACAATCCAAATATCTTCCTGATATGTTGTTTAGTTGAGTTCCATCCACTCTTGGTTTCTACTAGACAATCCAGATGTCTTCATGATATGTTGTCTAGCTACCATTTAACTCCACCAAGTTAAACGTCAAAGTTACACCCACTCTTGGTATCCACTAGACAATCCAAATATCTTCCTGATATATATTGGTTAGTTATCGTTTAACCCCACTAAATTAAAGgtaaagtgttttaattctcttcagaatctACAATCAAAAGATTGGTTACAAGTCCTTAAACGATAATTCTCGTAAAGAGGATATATGTTCAGTACAAATAAATCCAATAGACTCACTAcatgtttttctctcttctctcttcttacaataATAAGCCTATGTCATGCGTTTAACGTCTAACGCAAGAAAATCCAAAGTAAAATATGactggtgacatttttgtaaataaaacaacattttagacgtcggttacagGGTCTCTGACGTCAAATATGGTTTAGACGTTGGCTCCTTCAATGTCAGACGTTAAATGGTCTGCAACCATAATTGAAAAGTCATTGTTTTATAGACTTTGGACTCCGGCTACAGGTCCCCCGACATGTAATTTGAAATAGACGTCAACTCCCATGTCCACGAACGTCAAACAGGTgtgaaaatattaagttttttacCACTTAGATGTCGGCTGGGAAGGGGGTCGATGTCAAATACCTTGGATTTTCACCCACTTCAAAACACGAGCACCAATTACATGTTTTCTCTCTTGTCGCGTTCATATTTTTCCTTTGCTTTTTCGCGTTCGTCATTAATGTTCAGGCAAGTTTTCATCTACTTTACactatttaaaatcattttgcaCTAATTACACTACGTTTGGAACCATTTGCACCAATTAAAATTCGTTTTCATTAGCTTTTGGTACAATTCTTGTATGTGAGTTCTCAGACCTTGGCAATGGcgcttttccttttcattacTTATGCCCATTCTGCATTGTTTGTTCCTATTCTCTTTCTATGATTTCATTTTCAACCCTTTAAAAAGGTTAGTATTTTAGATTGCTTTTTAGATTGTTTGGTATTATAATAACTCGAAagacataatatatataattttttgtgtgATAGAAAattttttgattttcaaatgtagttttattgtaaaaacaaatttatttagaaaaaaaaaacaaatgaaatgtCTGTTAGTTTAacgttgaattttaaaaataatagacgCTAGTAATGCGCAAATATGATACAATTTATGACAATAAGTACATTGGATTGATATCTTCCGCTTCTCTCCCTAGTTCTGTGTATGATTGTTATCGATTAACAACATTGATAAAAGATATTGGatgtaaaaataaagtttttactTGATTGTCATTCTTGTTGCAGGACGAAAGAAAACATCTTATTGATGTTTGGTAAAGGCTCCATGATAATATCAAAACCCTCACCAAATACATCACACattaatgtttataataattgCTGATAATCTTGACTTTATAATTAGGTTGAACATGACAAATGTTAGCCAAAATGAAATTCAAGAagtctaattttctttttatagatgatttataaatatatattatattcttatgtgatttttttattgtttaatatctAACTTGTAGAATTCAATTAGTAGTGTTACATCTTTAACATTCTATTTGTAAGTAAGTTTGgaatatacttttatttgaatttatattcatggattctatttttatttggattttattaaaaaaataaaaataattttgtggttagatgaaaagaaaaccaaGTGTAACATATGAGtgttacatataaaataaaaaaaattaatctaataaaaaaataatttaatattggatcatatatattgtttgatattataataaaattaatcattaaaataataaataagataaaaataattgacttcaattttggatattttgtggagtattttattttaatatatttttattttgaaaattttctaagtaaaattcataaaaaaatttcaaaacagtGAATCGtgataaaaaagacaaaatgtcttataaatttatttttcaaatgaaaattaaaaataaaatataaaaatagttatcgtaaattataaatataatcaacgaattaaatacttttattataaattttaattatgtaaaagaaaagtttattaATACTATAAGGGATAGTGAAGACATGATGAATGGGCACAGAAGGATCTCCTTTCCTTGTGTTGGATGAAAGGTAACGAAGGATGAACGCATTGAAGTGTAGATTATTGCACACTCTTCGTGGTGATGTGCCCACAGAAGCATTGAAGAGAAGAGCATTGGAATtggagaagaaaaggaagatgaGACAACCCAAGAGCAAGGACCAGTTTATCGTTACAGTTCCCGAATCCCTGAAGTACCTCGACACCGCCACCATTCCCATGGTCATCGCCGCCGTTGGAATCGCTCTCTTCGCCAAACTCCTCATGATGGTACGTATGCTACCTCCCAACTCCACAATATAAAGTAACAAGTATAGCAATGTGAGGGTTACGGTGATTGATATTTATGCACATCACGTGTTCGATGAAATGACGTTGTGACTAATGGATGTAATTGGTGACAGTATGATGAATCTAAATCCCAAGAGCTGTTGGAGCGTAAGATAAAGAATGCTCCTGAAGGTCAAGGCACCGTTAGAATGGTAACCCGAGAGGAGTGGGAGAAGTTCCGAGAAATCAGGCCCAGAACCCCATTTGAGTCCACTTTTTCACGCCCTAATTCCAGAATCAGAACCGGAGAACCATTGCGCATGGTAATCACTCTCACCTGACAtattctttactttctttgtATGTGTGTAGGCTGTGTATTCGATGAGAACATGCTTTCTCGAAAAAAACTGATCTTGAATAGATAGCTATATAACTATGGTTGAAACTAACTTCTCTAGGCTTTTGGTAGATTGCTCTGCATAATCTATGAAATATCGTTCATCGCACATGATCTAGGCATTTGATGGGCATTTTCAAtgcaaaaattgaaaacttagAGTGTGTTTGCAAAACTATTCAACCTCGGAATCCAACAATTTCTCCCATACGTGTTTAGTTTCATGAGAAAGAAAGATATGCGTGCTGAAAaactttttgtttgtgttttcaacactcaACTCTCATTTTCTAAGAACTAAACATCACAAAGGGTTTTTCTCTGGTAGGGAagagggaaaagaaaagagagaggtCATTAAATTTGTTGGTTTGTTTGGTAGAGTTTCACCTTAGTAATATGCAATGCATTCAATAAAATGCAAATTACCATAGTAAATTGGAAAACCTGCGGTGTAATATTGTTGGACTCACTCtactttttcttattatctCCTTATCTCcctatttattatcaaattacacaattttgaaaacattttctttctatttttcagCTATTTCTTTTGTCAACCAAAcaactaaatattcaattttatttcttacttatctctcttttctcagcttatttcctctattttttctcAGAACTAAACCGATCATAAGAGAAATTGTTGGATTCACATTCAATGGAGGTTGAATGGTTTTAAAACACACTCAATTTTCATTTGAATGGTGGAATTGAACCTGAGCTTTAAGTTGTTTTTAGTACTactaagatttttctttttagcaaGTCCTCTTATATCTCTCTACTCAcgatatattttcattttgacttgaaaatttgtttttttaatgctAAGTAATGTTGTTAGTTGTATTTTCTTACATACGCAACGTCTTTAAGAACTCATTTGTTCTAATGATATTTTAAAGTTGCTTAACTTTAAGAATCAGCACAAGTAGTTGCATTGGAGTTAGgaaacatttaaatttacaatGTATTTAGATAGCACAAAAATCAATTCCATCCTATCGTCCTGAAAGAGAGAAGCATTTGTTGTTTTACCTTCCTTCACcatgaaaaattaattgataatttgtCACCATGAACCTAATCCAAACACCCTGAGTGACTGAAATTTTCAAATGCTGTGCACAGGAGGATGTAAAGGATTGGACAACTGATGTTCTCATGGATGCTCTTCACAGAGTAGAAGAGTATGGTAAGCATGGTTCTAAGTAATGTAACTACTCCTCCGATTAACCTCAAATCACCctttgctttttaattttaatgctTAGTATAAAAATTTCCAGTACTATTTGTTGTCCTGGTCTCAGTGATGAGATGGTATTGAATCATTTTGCAACTGTTACCCACATCTTCACCAAGGAAAATTGCTCTCTTTAGGCAAACATGAATCACATAATGGCTCGTATTTTGTTGTATCTTTAGGTGAACATGTTTTATGTACCAAAAATATACAAGATAATTGCTGTGTACGCACATCATAGCAGAAACTTTGATCCGAAAAGCACCTAAACTTGTAGTTGTAGATACCGGTCTCATTCAGAAATAATGTATTAGTTGGttgtttttgtatattattgACAGATTACCCAATTAATAATAGtttcttgtaaaaaaaaaaaagttatgttaGGTGGACTTAAATATAAGTTTCATTTCCCTACTTTGTTTCATGGTACTATTTCAAAATATCTTGAGgttttacattcttttatgGGAGCAAAATTGAGggtaaacttttttataatatattaagtaACTCATAATGGTGATActtaagatattaaaattagttgtgtaatatttattaaattagacaacaaaaaattagatcattgtttttttaaatagatatattcTAAAGAAATGTgtgaaaatagatataaataaataaaaataagtattttaaaatattatataaatagatgtaaacatttagaaaaatgatatataaataaatatttagataaatatatataaaaaattggttaaatatatgttttagtcctcatatttgttcttgattctcaattaggtcctcatgtttttttttgtcccaattgcattctaatatttgtaaatttgaggcaattaagtcTTTTCCGTTAACTtattaattgcctcaaatttacaaatattaggatgcaattgagacaaaaaaaaacagagagggcttaattcctcaaatttacaaatattaggatgcaattggaacaaaaaaaaacatgaggacctaattgagaatgggaaacaaatatgaggactaaaacatatatttaacctaaaaagttagataaataaatatttaggaatacatatatttttaagaaatttaaattagcAAGATTATTTTGTCGACAGTcgtttcttaaattttgtttcataaatAGTTTCATTGTGTTCACGGACATTAAAAGctatagaattttatatttgtcaATTATTTAAATCATGGGGGC
This genomic stretch from Vigna radiata var. radiata cultivar VC1973A chromosome 7, Vradiata_ver6, whole genome shotgun sequence harbors:
- the LOC106765643 gene encoding fe(2+) transport protein 1-like; the encoded protein is MATTSVSLFKIIFVFFILFTLLTPQAVADCEAESANTCNNKEKALSLKLIAIFTILVSSIIGVTLPLVTRSVPALSPENDLFIIVKCFAAGIILGTGFMHVLPDSFDMLWSDCLKEKPWHEFPFSGLVAMFSAIITMMVDSLATSVYTKRCKTEIIPAESSPAGGGDQEMGGVVNFGHFHGHHHNHPENKAEGQESQLLRYRVVAMVLELGIVVHSVVIGLGMGASNNTCTIKGLIAALCFHQMFEGMGLGGCILQAQYKFLKKAIMVFFFSVTTPFGIALGIALSTTYRENSPSALITVGLLNASSAGLLIYMALVDLLSADFMSPRLQGSVNLQLKSYLAVFLGAGGMSLMAKWA
- the LOC106765644 gene encoding uncharacterized protein LOC106765644 — protein: MNALKCRLLHTLRGDVPTEALKRRALELEKKRKMRQPKSKDQFIVTVPESLKYLDTATIPMVIAAVGIALFAKLLMMYDESKSQELLERKIKNAPEGQGTVRMVTREEWEKFREIRPRTPFESTFSRPNSRIRTGEPLRMEDVKDWTTDVLMDALHRVEEYGKHGSK